The following proteins are encoded in a genomic region of Streptomyces collinus Tu 365:
- a CDS encoding AAA family ATPase gives MLTIGLSIDDDGQDGPPSLEQQELDPLAEAPRRAADVAKALARFGYRPPPAGGDAPSSVGAGDGDPSGRIRAAITMPDDNTAVLVVHLVAHGRIAASGERTLHAVGRDGRNLDDPVVAWISLIESHPEKVRPLTLFILDLCHSGVAAELPWHHQMSTLERRAWVIAASGARDRAFGYRLSRATTAVLNEYRDGLLRADPSRRYIPLPTVVREIKRKVARLNAAEGLSQELAGSHIPFFDTLDHLPFFPNPEYRAGAGLSAELDEDLAPLADEALDPLHFMKRGAGAEALDRGLAQGYFRGRAKEAAELTEWFDGAGPRFGVVTGKPGVGKSALLGVTVCAAHPALRTTTQHLWLPLPHRPAANSRLAVVHARRRNLEEIADSLARQLGARPEDRPTGGWDAEGLARLAGTDPKEPATLVLDALDEAERPADVVRALLVPLAQEATRGNGVRLLIGTRPEPPFGVLLDIAMRDGLLIDLNAADRDDLRTGLETYVRDLLASGGGPYEHKENAAAARELAAGIAVRLVGSPGEAGQADEQPLEWGEFLVAGLYLRHLLTLPVESDPARARQLGLATPRELTELLRLDLAGPGDRPWMRPVLAALAHAEGLGMPERVLAHAAVAFAPQNVAVGPQTAGSEPLKPALVREALDQARFYLRRDVDVDGTTLYRLFHESLAERLRADPHDLGRGDGA, from the coding sequence ATGCTCACGATCGGTCTTTCGATCGACGACGACGGTCAGGACGGACCGCCGTCGCTGGAACAGCAGGAGCTCGACCCGCTCGCCGAAGCCCCGCGCCGCGCCGCGGACGTCGCGAAGGCGCTGGCACGTTTCGGCTACCGGCCTCCCCCCGCCGGCGGCGACGCGCCCTCATCCGTCGGGGCGGGGGACGGCGACCCGTCCGGCCGGATCCGGGCCGCGATCACCATGCCGGACGACAACACCGCCGTACTCGTCGTGCACCTGGTGGCGCACGGCCGGATCGCCGCCTCCGGCGAGCGCACGCTGCACGCGGTGGGCCGGGACGGGCGCAACCTCGACGATCCCGTCGTCGCGTGGATCAGCCTGATCGAGTCGCACCCGGAGAAGGTCCGACCCCTCACCTTGTTCATCCTCGACCTGTGCCACTCCGGTGTCGCCGCCGAACTCCCCTGGCACCACCAGATGAGCACCCTGGAGCGACGAGCCTGGGTGATCGCCGCCTCCGGGGCGAGGGACAGGGCCTTCGGTTACCGGCTCAGCCGCGCCACCACGGCGGTGCTGAACGAGTACCGCGACGGCCTTCTCCGTGCGGACCCCTCGCGCCGTTACATCCCGCTGCCGACGGTCGTGCGCGAGATCAAGCGCAAGGTGGCGCGGCTCAACGCGGCGGAGGGCCTGTCCCAGGAGCTCGCCGGAAGCCACATCCCGTTTTTCGACACGCTCGACCACCTGCCTTTCTTTCCCAACCCCGAATACCGTGCCGGGGCCGGCCTCTCCGCCGAGCTGGACGAGGACCTGGCACCGCTGGCCGACGAGGCGCTCGACCCGCTGCACTTCATGAAGCGGGGCGCCGGCGCCGAAGCCCTGGATCGAGGGCTCGCCCAGGGCTACTTCCGGGGCCGCGCCAAGGAGGCCGCCGAACTCACCGAGTGGTTCGACGGCGCGGGCCCACGGTTCGGCGTCGTCACCGGCAAGCCTGGCGTGGGCAAGTCGGCCCTGCTGGGCGTGACGGTCTGCGCCGCCCATCCCGCGCTCCGCACCACCACCCAGCACCTGTGGCTGCCCCTGCCGCACCGCCCCGCGGCCAACAGCCGGCTCGCCGTCGTGCACGCGCGCCGCCGCAACCTGGAGGAGATAGCCGACTCCCTTGCCCGTCAGCTCGGGGCCCGCCCCGAGGACAGGCCGACCGGCGGATGGGACGCGGAAGGGCTCGCGCGGCTCGCCGGTACGGACCCGAAGGAACCCGCCACGCTCGTGCTCGACGCCCTGGACGAGGCCGAACGGCCGGCGGACGTGGTCCGGGCACTGCTCGTTCCCCTCGCCCAGGAGGCCACGCGCGGCAACGGCGTGCGCCTTCTGATCGGCACCCGACCCGAGCCGCCGTTCGGCGTGCTGCTGGACATCGCCATGCGGGACGGGCTGCTGATCGACCTCAACGCGGCCGACCGGGACGACCTGCGCACCGGTCTGGAGACGTACGTCCGGGACTTGCTGGCCAGCGGCGGCGGCCCCTACGAGCACAAGGAGAACGCGGCCGCCGCCCGGGAGCTCGCGGCAGGCATCGCCGTCCGGCTCGTCGGATCCCCGGGAGAAGCCGGCCAGGCCGATGAACAGCCCTTGGAGTGGGGCGAGTTCCTCGTCGCCGGCCTCTATCTGCGGCATCTCCTGACCCTGCCGGTCGAGAGCGACCCGGCCCGGGCACGGCAACTGGGGCTCGCCACACCCCGGGAACTCACCGAGCTGCTCCGCCTGGACCTGGCGGGCCCGGGCGACCGGCCATGGATGCGCCCGGTGCTCGCGGCCCTGGCCCACGCAGAGGGGCTGGGCATGCCGGAGCGCGTCCTCGCCCACGCCGCCGTCGCCTTCGCCCCGCAGAACGTCGCGGTCGGCCCACAGACCGCCGGAAGCGAGCCGCTCAAGCCCGCGCTCGTCCGCGAGGCCCTGGACCAGGCCCGTTTCTACCTGCGGCGCGATGTCGACGTCGACGGCACCACGCTGTACCGGCTCTTCCACGAGAGCCTGGCCGAACGCCTGCGCGCCGATCCGCACGACCTGGGCAGGGGGGACGGGGCTTGA
- a CDS encoding macro domain-containing protein, which yields MTVGEAPAARRTVLDAVVDDLRTIRELGLARLHEAEPAALREVLAARSAAPAGTAPVPDDGAADAAAIEEALRRAAGSLDSAQWRTAALATFGFLPGTRELTGKERRERAAAAFERTVDHFRKEPERLLVRQVAQALLENRAPAPAAGRSAPDGRTGAVVCGPLVPARAGRHPVATAFPHGTVTVTLHVTPIELLEGVDVLVSSENVYFEMSKTFRRTVSGSLRRAGATKDAGGRIVDDVIARQLGAWSAHTGAPAPPVAAGTVAVTQPGELSARGVRRIFHAAVAVPSATGDGYETAPEAVAAAVRRVFELAGAERRSGRVRLRSVALPLLGAGRGGLDARTSAETILGALEAVLAADPDWSVHLVTRNPLSARAVLDALAARRP from the coding sequence ATGACCGTGGGGGAGGCGCCGGCAGCGCGCCGGACGGTACTCGACGCAGTGGTCGACGACCTGCGCACAATCCGTGAACTGGGACTGGCGCGCCTGCACGAGGCCGAGCCGGCGGCGCTGCGCGAGGTGCTCGCCGCGCGCTCGGCCGCCCCGGCCGGGACGGCCCCGGTGCCGGACGACGGCGCGGCGGACGCCGCCGCGATCGAGGAGGCCCTGCGCCGGGCCGCGGGCAGCCTGGACTCCGCGCAGTGGCGTACGGCCGCGCTGGCCACCTTCGGCTTTCTGCCCGGCACCCGGGAACTGACGGGCAAGGAGCGCAGGGAGCGTGCCGCCGCCGCCTTCGAGCGGACCGTGGACCACTTCCGCAAGGAGCCCGAGAGACTGCTGGTCCGTCAGGTGGCGCAGGCCCTGCTGGAGAACCGCGCCCCGGCGCCCGCGGCCGGCCGCTCCGCACCCGACGGGCGGACCGGAGCCGTGGTGTGCGGGCCGCTGGTCCCGGCCCGCGCCGGCCGGCACCCGGTGGCCACGGCCTTCCCGCACGGCACCGTGACCGTCACCCTGCACGTGACCCCCATCGAACTGCTCGAAGGGGTCGACGTCCTGGTCTCCTCGGAGAACGTCTACTTCGAGATGTCCAAGACGTTCCGGCGCACCGTCTCCGGCAGCCTGCGCAGGGCCGGGGCGACGAAGGACGCGGGCGGCCGGATCGTCGACGACGTGATAGCCCGTCAACTGGGCGCCTGGAGCGCGCACACGGGAGCCCCGGCCCCGCCGGTGGCCGCGGGCACGGTCGCCGTCACCCAGCCGGGGGAGCTGAGCGCCCGCGGCGTGCGCCGGATCTTCCACGCGGCGGTCGCCGTCCCGTCGGCGACCGGCGACGGCTACGAGACCGCTCCGGAGGCCGTGGCCGCCGCGGTCCGGCGGGTATTCGAACTGGCGGGAGCCGAGCGCCGCTCCGGCCGGGTACGGCTGCGGTCCGTCGCCCTGCCGCTGCTCGGGGCGGGGCGCGGCGGGCTCGACGCGCGGACCAGCGCCGAGACCATCCTCGGAGCACTGGAGGCGGTACTGGCCGCCGACCCCGACTGGTCGGTGCACCTGGTGACCCGCAACCCGCTCAGCGCCCGCGCCGTCCTGGACGCGCTGGCCGCCCGGCGGCCGTGA
- a CDS encoding protein phosphatase 2C domain-containing protein: MLKWLRGRGPGPGGARTATGPSLAGDGPAVGGSGPTAPGDGRTALTRNRGYGSRPDGDGGDGTAGGRTAAGAHAGGGPAAGRPTGEPAPGPAHSAAPGSEASVSEASGSDASVSEAPGSAASGSGISRSDPPGSRPHGCDDSGSGAPGFGESGSGAVRSTEPDPAAPGSGRAVPHLAEPTAADTARPPRTLPTDAPRIGHLQSLPLPRLSAVETSLPGVRADAGLLRNRWLGAASLAGQSHLNGGTTAQDAYQFTVSDDGSLLVAVVCDGLGSRPLTSQLGAVLLSSLLCQAARPVTAEHLAADPYAVLGGVLGGACARLADVRAAVLPALADRDLACTAVLVLVPAEGTGWAARVGDCAVLTLTDGAWDTVFPREEGPLNKVSAALPHPAPADAAEYARLPEGPGGTLVLGSDGFAEDVYGSPGVRDWLAACWSRPCDATAMADSLRYRRGGSHDDRTALVLWPPSTGGRA; this comes from the coding sequence ATGCTGAAGTGGCTGCGCGGCCGGGGCCCGGGCCCCGGCGGCGCCCGGACCGCCACAGGACCATCGCTCGCAGGCGACGGTCCTGCGGTCGGCGGGAGCGGTCCGACCGCGCCGGGGGACGGCCGGACCGCTCTCACCAGGAACCGCGGGTACGGCTCCCGCCCGGACGGCGACGGAGGCGACGGCACCGCCGGCGGAAGGACGGCCGCCGGTGCCCACGCCGGTGGCGGCCCCGCGGCCGGGCGCCCCACCGGCGAGCCGGCACCGGGCCCGGCTCACTCCGCGGCACCCGGCTCCGAGGCGTCCGTCAGCGAGGCATCCGGCTCCGACGCGTCCGTAAGCGAGGCACCCGGCTCCGCGGCATCCGGCTCCGGGATCTCCCGCTCCGACCCCCCGGGCTCCCGGCCGCACGGCTGCGACGACTCCGGCTCGGGGGCGCCCGGCTTCGGCGAGTCCGGCTCGGGGGCGGTCCGCTCCACGGAGCCCGACCCCGCAGCGCCCGGCTCCGGTCGCGCCGTTCCCCACCTCGCCGAGCCCACCGCGGCCGACACCGCCCGGCCGCCCCGCACGCTGCCCACCGACGCCCCGCGCATCGGCCACCTCCAGTCCCTGCCGCTGCCGCGCCTCTCCGCCGTGGAGACCTCCCTCCCAGGAGTGCGGGCCGACGCGGGCCTGCTGCGGAACCGCTGGCTCGGCGCGGCCAGTCTCGCCGGGCAGTCGCACCTGAACGGCGGCACGACCGCCCAGGACGCCTACCAGTTCACGGTCTCGGACGACGGCTCCCTGCTGGTGGCCGTGGTCTGCGACGGACTGGGTTCACGACCCCTGACCTCCCAGCTGGGCGCCGTCCTGCTGTCCAGCCTGCTCTGCCAGGCGGCTCGCCCGGTCACCGCGGAACACCTGGCGGCCGATCCGTACGCGGTGCTGGGCGGCGTGCTCGGTGGGGCGTGCGCCCGGCTGGCGGACGTGCGGGCGGCGGTCCTGCCCGCGCTGGCCGACCGCGACCTGGCGTGCACGGCCGTGCTGGTCCTGGTGCCGGCAGAGGGGACCGGCTGGGCCGCCCGGGTCGGCGACTGCGCGGTGCTGACGTTGACCGACGGGGCGTGGGACACCGTCTTCCCCCGGGAGGAAGGCCCCCTCAACAAGGTGTCCGCGGCGCTGCCGCACCCGGCGCCCGCGGACGCCGCCGAGTACGCGCGGCTGCCCGAGGGCCCCGGTGGCACGCTGGTCCTCGGCTCCGACGGCTTCGCCGAGGACGTCTACGGCTCACCAGGGGTCCGGGACTGGCTGGCGGCGTGCTGGTCGCGGCCCTGCGACGCGACGGCGATGGCCGACTCGCTGCGCTACCGCCGCGGGGGCTCGCACGACGACCGCACCGCCCTGGTGCTCTGGCCGCCGAGCACCGGGGGGAGAGCGTGA
- a CDS encoding vWA domain-containing protein, with amino-acid sequence MSAFSNVERAPVFPVCLCLDVSYSMAGAPMTAVNQALPEIKKAIEDDPGTGEIARLAVVTFSDRSDCVLPLTDIAYADMPTLTPQGGTNFAAGLRTAGEALRDGIKGLGKGSAYHQPVVFFISDGEHNAHEDWTHARAAVTAKEDKYGAQIVSFGFGQANREAIQRVSTGFAFFTDESDPATAVREILHVVIRSIRTTSSSFSSGTGGALSVPHEGTRLTQLPLSQRLVD; translated from the coding sequence ATGTCCGCATTCTCCAACGTCGAACGAGCGCCCGTCTTTCCCGTCTGTCTCTGCCTCGACGTCTCGTACTCGATGGCGGGCGCGCCCATGACCGCCGTCAACCAGGCCCTGCCAGAGATCAAGAAGGCCATCGAGGACGACCCGGGCACCGGGGAGATCGCCCGGCTGGCCGTCGTCACCTTCTCGGACCGCTCCGACTGCGTCCTGCCGCTGACCGACATCGCCTACGCGGACATGCCGACGCTGACGCCGCAGGGCGGCACCAACTTCGCGGCGGGGCTGCGGACCGCGGGCGAAGCGCTGCGCGACGGCATCAAGGGGCTCGGCAAGGGCAGCGCCTACCATCAGCCCGTCGTCTTCTTCATCAGCGACGGCGAGCACAACGCGCACGAGGACTGGACGCACGCCCGGGCTGCCGTCACCGCCAAAGAGGACAAGTACGGGGCGCAGATCGTGAGCTTCGGGTTCGGGCAGGCGAATCGGGAGGCGATCCAGCGGGTGTCGACGGGCTTCGCGTTCTTCACCGACGAGAGCGACCCGGCCACGGCCGTGCGGGAGATCCTGCACGTCGTGATCAGGAGCATCCGCACGACGTCCAGTTCGTTCTCCTCGGGCACCGGCGGGGCGCTCTCCGTCCCGCACGAGGGGACCCGGCTCACCCAACTGCCCCTGAGCCAGCGGCTGGTGGACTGA
- a CDS encoding RES family NAD+ phosphorylase, with the protein MARGARLPDKGTARPRRVTWKAGKVLYRVHSRGRDAASFNDTEVDHHFGGGRFDSTPNDRYAYLYAAPREVTALVERLVRDMRFDGRGNPRILPRKEVAGKRLSQVRLTRDVSLVALLSIPDLNSVQQGDDWLVHAPPTEYAFTRRWGHWLREEADSAQGFVWMSRLDMPHESLVLFDGGTSGDLVEATGLPPRNLDEPDHLRWLSRQLRPYGIEIGPPDGGYPAAS; encoded by the coding sequence ATGGCTCGAGGCGCCAGACTGCCCGACAAGGGCACCGCGAGGCCCAGACGCGTCACCTGGAAGGCCGGCAAGGTCCTGTACCGGGTGCACTCCCGCGGGCGGGACGCGGCCTCCTTCAACGACACGGAGGTGGATCACCACTTCGGCGGCGGCCGGTTCGACAGCACCCCGAACGACAGGTACGCCTACCTGTACGCGGCGCCCCGCGAGGTGACCGCGCTGGTCGAACGCCTGGTGCGCGACATGCGTTTCGACGGCCGGGGCAACCCGCGGATCCTGCCGCGCAAGGAGGTGGCGGGCAAGCGGCTCTCCCAGGTTCGGCTCACCCGGGACGTCTCCCTGGTCGCCCTGCTCAGCATCCCGGATCTCAACTCGGTTCAGCAGGGCGACGACTGGCTGGTCCACGCGCCGCCCACGGAGTACGCCTTCACCCGCCGCTGGGGGCACTGGCTGCGCGAGGAGGCGGACTCGGCCCAGGGGTTCGTCTGGATGTCCCGCCTCGATATGCCGCACGAGTCGCTGGTGCTGTTCGACGGGGGCACGAGCGGGGACCTCGTCGAGGCCACCGGCCTGCCGCCACGGAACCTGGACGAGCCGGACCACCTGCGCTGGCTGAGCCGGCAGCTCCGCCCGTACGGCATCGAGATCGGGCCGCCGGACGGCGGCTACCCTGCCGCGTCCTGA